In Plodia interpunctella isolate USDA-ARS_2022_Savannah chromosome 22, ilPloInte3.2, whole genome shotgun sequence, the following proteins share a genomic window:
- the LOC128679669 gene encoding carbonyl reductase [NADPH] 3-like has product MVEKVAIVTGSNKGLGFAVVKGLCKKFKGKVYLTARNKTRGSEAVKKLNKDNLFPEFHVLDISNIDSVKEFADFIKEKHGGLDVLVNNAAILEWDEIYPSYEVAKRNIDVNYKSLLTIEEYLYPLLRDGARVVNVSSSCGHLSNLKNKEWIDMFLKQDLKVDEVNQFVENYLESVKNGTFDRNNFADGGKHAEHRVSKIAATALTFIQQRKYGRRNISINAVHPGHVKTDMANGGGETDADEAADVILYLILDASPNLKGVFMWHNKKLIDWYDPEGDFYCTGLW; this is encoded by the coding sequence ATGGTGGAAAAAGTCGCTATAGTTACCGGATCGAACAAAGGACTTGGGTTTGCTGTTGTGAAAGGTTTGTGCAAGAAATTTAAAGGGAAAGTGTATTTGACggcaagaaataaaacaagagGTTCGGAAGCTGTCAAAAAACTTAACAAAGATAACCTTTTCCCAGAATTCCATGTCCTTGATATAAGCAACATTGATAGTGTGAAAGAATTTGCCGATTTCATTAAGGAGAAACACGGTGGACTCGatgttttagtaaataatgCAGCAATATTAGAGTGGGATGAAATTTATCCAAGTTACGAAGTAGCCAAAAGGAACATTGATGTAAATTACAAGAGTTTATTGACAATCGAAGAGTATTTATATCCGTTGCTAAGAGATGGCGCTAGAGTCGTTAATGTTTCAAGCTCATGTGGACATTTATCcaacttgaaaaataaagaatggaTAGACATGTTCTTAAAACAAGACCTAAAAGTGGACGAGGTAAATCAATTCGTAGAAAACTACTTGGAGAGTGTAAAAAATGGTACGTTTGACAGAAACAATTTTGCCGATGGCGGGAAACACGCTGAGCACAGAGTGTCAAAAATCGCGGCAACAGCGTTAACTTTTATACAGCAAAGGAAATATGGGAGaagaaatatttctataaatgcTGTGCATCCAGGACATGTAAAAACGGACATGGCTAATGGCGGCGGAGAAACTGATGCCGATGAAGCGGCAGATGTCATTTTATACCTCATCCTTGATGCTTCACCCAATTTGAAGGGAGTTTTTATGTGGCATAATAAAAAGCTTATAGACTGGTATGATCCTGAAGGTGATTTTTACTGTACTGGCCTTTGGTGA